In Mustelus asterias chromosome 30, sMusAst1.hap1.1, whole genome shotgun sequence, a genomic segment contains:
- the LOC144480641 gene encoding uncharacterized protein LOC144480641 encodes MEGKSTIHSGEKPYTGSVCGRGFSRSSGLSKRKCSHSMEKLWKCVNCGKEFNSPSQLETHQRSHTGERPFTCSECGKGFTQSSHLLTHQRVHTFERPFKCSDCGKCFKSSWELMSHQRVHTDERPFRCSHCGTGFQHSHNLTVHQRIHTGERPFTCSECGKGFTRSSQLLTHQRVHTGERPFKCSDCEKCYKSSGELTSHQRVHTDERPFRCSHCGTGFRRSYDLILHQRTHTGERPFTCSECGKGFIQSSNLLRHKRAHTGERPFTCSESGKRFTQSSYLLRHQRIHQ; translated from the coding sequence atggaaggaaaaagcactattcacagtggggagaaaccgtacacgggttctgtgtgtggacgaggcttcagccgATCCTCTGGCCTGTCAAAACGTAAGTGCAGTCACTCCATGgaaaaactgtggaaatgtgtgaactgtgggaaggaatttaattccccatcccagctggaaactcatcagcgcagtcacactggggagaggccgttcacctgctctgagtgtgggaagggattcactcagtcatcccacctacttactcatcagcgagttcacacgtttgagagaccttttaaatgctcagactgtgggaagtgcttcaaaagttcttgggaactgatgtcccatcaacgtgttcacactgatgagagaccattcaggtgctcccactgtgggactgggttccaGCATTCACataacctcactgtacaccagcgaattcacactggggagagaccattcacctgctccgagtgtgggaagggattcactcggtcatcccagctattgacgcaccagcgagttcacactggggagagaccttttaaatgctctgactgtgagaagtgctataaaagttctggtgaactgacttcccatcaacgtgttcacactgatgagagaccgttcaggtgctctcactgcgggactgggttcaggcgatcataTGACCTCATTCTACACcagcgcacccacactggggaaaggccattcacctgctctgaatgtgggaagggattcattcagtcctccaacctgctgagacacaagcgagctcacactggggagaggccattcacctgctctgagagtgggaagagattcactcagtcatcctacCTGCTTAGACACCAAAGAATTCACCAGTAA